Proteins encoded together in one Nostoc sp. PCC 7524 window:
- a CDS encoding cation:proton antiporter domain-containing protein gives MNELNIVITAIGAIVLFLGLLSDYFRRHWWTSDPLTAMLLGILLSPIGLGLVNPTGWGTPTEDLLEQAARLTLAIGLMGVALRLPRNYFLNHWQPLAVLLGLVMPLMWGMSGLLVYGILKIPFWQAMLVGATVTPTDPIVATAIVTGVIAEEHLPNRLRHIVSAESGANDGLAYPFVLLSILMLKRTPTDALSHWFIHVLLWEVGGAIVFGVILGYVSGRLLEWAERKQTIENSSFLGYSIALSLTALGTGKLIGTDGILVVFVTGMVFGNVIRGNERAEEDNVQEAINRFFTLPVFILLGLTIPWQQWLALGWGNLVLLVVTILLLRRIPAILLLNRYIQPIRNIPEAMFVGWFGPIGVAAMFYAGYSLRETGVEEVWSVCSLMICTSIIAQGLSATPLTKLYGEYINQQQYSQTTNQ, from the coding sequence TTGAATGAACTCAATATTGTAATAACGGCAATTGGTGCGATTGTCTTATTTCTCGGACTACTATCAGACTATTTTCGCCGTCATTGGTGGACTAGCGACCCCTTAACAGCCATGCTGTTGGGGATATTACTGAGTCCCATCGGTCTGGGATTAGTTAACCCCACTGGTTGGGGAACACCAACAGAGGATCTTTTAGAACAAGCTGCCCGGTTGACACTAGCGATCGGATTAATGGGGGTAGCATTGCGTTTACCCAGGAACTATTTTCTCAATCACTGGCAGCCCTTAGCCGTCCTTCTGGGCTTGGTGATGCCCCTGATGTGGGGAATGAGTGGATTACTTGTGTATGGGATTTTAAAAATACCTTTTTGGCAGGCAATGCTAGTTGGTGCTACTGTAACCCCAACCGATCCGATTGTGGCAACTGCGATCGTCACAGGTGTTATTGCTGAAGAGCATCTTCCTAACAGGTTACGACATATTGTTTCTGCTGAGTCAGGGGCGAATGATGGTTTAGCTTATCCATTTGTACTATTGTCTATTCTCATGCTGAAGCGTACACCCACAGATGCACTATCTCACTGGTTTATTCATGTCCTTCTGTGGGAAGTAGGCGGAGCTATAGTTTTTGGGGTAATTCTAGGTTATGTATCAGGTCGCCTTCTAGAATGGGCTGAACGCAAACAAACAATCGAAAATTCTTCTTTTTTGGGTTATAGCATTGCTTTGTCACTTACAGCACTCGGTACTGGTAAATTAATCGGTACCGATGGCATTCTAGTTGTATTTGTTACTGGCATGGTTTTTGGTAATGTGATTCGAGGTAACGAGCGAGCAGAAGAGGATAACGTTCAAGAAGCAATCAATCGCTTTTTTACCTTACCAGTTTTTATCTTGCTGGGCTTGACAATCCCTTGGCAACAATGGTTGGCGCTGGGATGGGGAAATTTAGTGTTACTGGTAGTGACAATACTACTACTACGCAGAATACCAGCCATTTTGCTACTCAATCGCTACATTCAGCCTATTAGAAATATTCCAGAAGCAATGTTTGTAGGCTGGTTTGGCCCAATTGGTGTAGCTGCCATGTTTTACGCTGGTTATTCTCTGCGGGAAACTGGGGTAGAAGAAGTTTGGTCAGTTTGCAGTTTGATGATTTGTACTTCTATTATTGCCCAAGGCTTAAGTGCGACTCCCTTAACCAAGCTCTATGGTGAATACATTAATCAACAGCAGTATTCTCAAACTACAAATCAGTGA
- a CDS encoding photosystem II reaction center protein L, whose product MERTPNPNNQPVELNRTSLYLGLLLVFVLGILFSSYFFN is encoded by the coding sequence ATGGAAAGAACGCCCAATCCCAACAATCAGCCAGTAGAATTAAACCGGACTTCTTTGTATCTGGGATTACTACTCGTTTTTGTATTGGGAATTCTGTTTTCCAGTTACTTCTTTAACTAA
- a CDS encoding photosynthesis system II assembly factor Ycf48 codes for MVILKSWQKIFALLLVVFMCIGCSKVPSTSYNPWAVISLPTEANLLDIAFTNDPQHGFLVGSNATLLESHDGGDTWQPLTLALEDDRYRFDSVSFAGKEGWIVGEPSLLLHTTDEGRSWSRIPLSEKLPGNPISIHALAENQAEMATDVGAIYTTTDGGKNWKAQVEAAVGVVRNLKRSADGKYVAVSAKGSFYSTWEPGQNAWVPHNRNSSRRLENMGFSQDGQLWLLARGGQVQFSDPAKPDEWQEAQTPELSTSWGLLDLAYRTPQEIWVGGGSGNLLLSTDGGKTWEKDRDVEAVAANFYKIVFLQPDQGFIIGDRGVLLKYQPDGAKTDKTEASA; via the coding sequence ATGGTTATTTTAAAAAGTTGGCAAAAAATATTTGCTCTGTTGTTAGTCGTCTTCATGTGTATTGGGTGTAGTAAAGTTCCTTCTACCAGCTACAACCCTTGGGCGGTAATTTCTTTGCCAACAGAGGCTAACCTACTAGATATTGCCTTTACTAACGATCCTCAGCACGGCTTTTTAGTTGGTAGCAACGCTACCCTGTTAGAAAGTCATGATGGTGGTGATACTTGGCAGCCTCTAACATTGGCACTTGAAGACGATCGCTATCGTTTTGACTCAGTAAGTTTTGCTGGCAAAGAAGGTTGGATAGTGGGAGAACCTTCTTTACTACTGCATACCACTGACGAAGGTCGTTCTTGGTCGCGTATTCCCTTAAGTGAAAAACTACCCGGTAATCCCATTTCGATCCATGCTTTAGCCGAAAATCAAGCTGAGATGGCCACTGATGTGGGCGCAATCTATACAACTACAGACGGCGGTAAAAACTGGAAAGCACAAGTAGAAGCAGCAGTAGGTGTAGTCCGTAACTTGAAACGTTCTGCTGATGGGAAATATGTTGCTGTTTCTGCCAAAGGTAGCTTTTATTCGACTTGGGAACCAGGTCAAAATGCCTGGGTTCCTCATAACCGCAATAGTTCCCGTAGGTTAGAAAACATGGGATTTTCCCAAGATGGACAATTGTGGTTATTAGCACGGGGAGGTCAGGTACAATTTAGCGACCCTGCTAAACCGGATGAATGGCAAGAAGCCCAAACTCCTGAACTGTCCACCAGTTGGGGTTTACTGGATTTGGCTTATCGCACACCCCAAGAAATCTGGGTTGGTGGCGGTAGTGGTAACTTATTACTAAGTACCGATGGCGGAAAAACTTGGGAAAAAGACAGGGATGTAGAGGCTGTGGCTGCTAATTTTTACAAAATTGTCTTTTTACAGCCTGATCAGGGATTTATTATTGGCGATCGCGGCGTTTTATTAAAATATCAACCCGATGGTGCCAAAACAGACAAGACAGAAGCATCTGCCTAA
- a CDS encoding GAF domain-containing protein codes for MLINHQMGQPQPPIAAEQHIVALGNVLQRLREADDVEVLIETTISYIKQQFNYSLIWIAFYDRLEHTLLGKGGVTPGNDASILRKRVVLNPGDLLEQVVIQQRPVGLADIHNEPRIGEWQEFGKKHHIQGTIIFPIRYKDRCLGLLLVAAERWGYLIPEDAKARLLIVLGELGAILYQHEILLLQKQTKRPDEPLLELLENLRNLNNLEERLKAAIQATHEFVAPSRTNVYWFERQGRYFWCRMSNQLVKMGRDSQREQPAAGMTVQELNDFYYALSVNQIVWIGDARSSLKSHFTAKLLQRWRVRSLLAAPIIWQQDLLGFLAVEGNEPRIWTEADKNFVQGAAGLLSLVAPTEKMESTIQQIQEDSQLTSQVAQAIYSHQDLKETLRICAAKVLTRLAASRFLVLQYDPDRNNYQVVYQTQPHNRRPLTFAFSLLTETDRQMLKTAKTTVEVENLEEDLRFFNWRPPLIENGVRSLLVCNCAQGHRPDAILLITHTNHRTWTTLEKELLWIVSQQIGVILRQWRLLTNSEQQQQILQGIQQCLCILEEAHSENSETEKYYLETTALRQIASILGCPMAFMLSWSSAQAHAEIIPGVITDSRFSIVTHAQISVQHEALIQWALAKDGFLNLKVDDLPAETKKWLNCAVIGKVLVIALRTAAIHQPTAVMVLVDQAERYWPQQTVNALETLIEQLAWLRRQQQVSESLESTTEELQQLNWYKHRRLEEIHRTTTQLLNQINDLGIPTNELTQTRYQLLWRQLGHTTTAMTALIKQEQWQLHKNCESMPIASLLKRSLERIDNLLQQQKLWIGVHGLGQSTPESETNHTSALVKGMVSQNHPSPMAIAGDIVKFELVLHELLLAACHRSPTGSRIDIWCRRLDEQFLEVSITDNGTIESQLLTKLQLQPKTRKDILAVDQFEKPPHLHLLICQQIIQQLAGELHFYQLPDHRVVSRLLLPLAVS; via the coding sequence ATGTTGATTAATCATCAGATGGGGCAGCCACAACCACCTATAGCCGCCGAACAACATATTGTTGCCTTGGGAAATGTTTTGCAACGTCTCAGGGAAGCAGATGATGTTGAAGTTCTGATTGAAACTACTATTTCTTATATTAAACAACAGTTTAATTACAGCCTGATTTGGATTGCTTTTTACGATCGCCTCGAACACACATTGTTGGGTAAAGGCGGTGTCACCCCTGGTAATGATGCAAGCATTTTAAGGAAACGGGTTGTTCTCAATCCCGGTGACTTATTAGAGCAAGTAGTGATTCAACAGCGTCCTGTGGGATTAGCGGACATTCACAACGAACCTAGGATTGGCGAATGGCAAGAATTTGGCAAAAAACATCATATTCAGGGAACAATTATTTTTCCCATCCGCTACAAAGACCGTTGTTTAGGTTTACTGTTAGTTGCTGCTGAACGTTGGGGTTATCTCATCCCAGAGGATGCTAAAGCTAGGTTGTTGATTGTGTTGGGGGAATTGGGGGCAATCCTTTATCAACATGAGATATTGTTGCTGCAAAAGCAAACCAAGCGTCCTGATGAACCGTTATTAGAATTACTGGAAAATTTACGCAACCTCAATAATTTAGAGGAAAGACTCAAAGCCGCCATCCAAGCAACCCATGAATTTGTGGCTCCTAGTCGTACCAATGTTTACTGGTTTGAGAGGCAAGGACGCTATTTTTGGTGTCGCATGAGCAATCAGCTAGTCAAAATGGGACGCGATTCTCAGCGTGAACAGCCAGCAGCCGGGATGACAGTACAAGAATTAAATGACTTTTATTATGCTTTGTCGGTCAATCAAATTGTTTGGATTGGTGATGCTCGCAGTTCCTTAAAAAGCCATTTTACCGCTAAGTTGCTACAACGCTGGCGAGTGCGATCGCTCTTAGCCGCTCCCATCATTTGGCAACAAGACCTCTTGGGTTTTCTAGCGGTAGAAGGTAATGAACCACGCATTTGGACAGAAGCAGACAAAAATTTTGTCCAAGGTGCGGCAGGTTTACTCTCCCTGGTAGCTCCAACTGAAAAAATGGAAAGTACCATTCAACAAATTCAAGAGGACTCCCAACTCACCAGCCAAGTTGCCCAAGCTATCTATAGTCACCAAGACCTGAAAGAAACATTACGTATCTGTGCCGCCAAAGTTTTAACACGACTAGCAGCTAGCCGCTTTTTAGTCTTACAGTACGACCCTGATCGCAATAACTATCAAGTTGTCTATCAAACCCAGCCTCATAATCGCCGACCTTTGACCTTTGCTTTTAGTTTATTGACAGAAACCGACAGACAAATGTTGAAGACGGCAAAAACTACAGTAGAAGTTGAGAACTTAGAGGAAGACTTACGGTTTTTTAACTGGCGGCCACCCTTGATAGAAAATGGGGTGCGATCGCTTTTAGTTTGTAACTGCGCTCAAGGCCATCGACCAGATGCCATACTGCTCATTACCCACACCAATCATCGCACTTGGACAACTCTCGAAAAAGAACTACTGTGGATTGTCAGCCAACAAATTGGTGTAATCTTACGGCAGTGGCGATTACTGACTAACAGTGAACAGCAGCAACAAATTTTGCAGGGCATTCAACAGTGCCTTTGCATTTTAGAAGAAGCCCATAGCGAAAATTCGGAAACCGAAAAATATTATCTAGAAACTACAGCACTGAGACAAATTGCATCTATTCTGGGCTGTCCTATGGCATTTATGTTGTCTTGGTCATCTGCACAGGCCCATGCAGAAATTATCCCTGGAGTGATTACAGATAGTCGGTTTAGTATCGTCACTCATGCCCAAATATCCGTACAGCATGAAGCATTGATTCAGTGGGCATTAGCCAAAGATGGTTTCTTAAATTTAAAGGTAGATGATTTACCAGCAGAAACCAAAAAATGGTTAAATTGTGCAGTAATTGGTAAAGTGCTAGTCATAGCCTTACGTACTGCGGCCATCCATCAACCTACAGCAGTCATGGTATTGGTAGACCAAGCAGAACGTTACTGGCCACAACAAACCGTGAACGCCTTAGAAACTCTGATTGAGCAATTAGCTTGGTTGCGTCGTCAACAGCAAGTCAGCGAAAGTCTAGAGTCTACAACCGAAGAATTACAACAACTCAATTGGTACAAACATCGCCGTCTGGAAGAAATTCACAGAACAACAACACAATTACTCAATCAAATTAATGATTTAGGCATTCCTACTAATGAACTAACTCAGACACGCTACCAATTATTGTGGCGGCAGTTAGGTCATACCACGACTGCCATGACGGCACTCATAAAACAGGAACAATGGCAGTTACACAAAAACTGTGAATCTATGCCCATAGCCAGTTTACTCAAGCGATCGCTCGAACGCATTGACAACTTACTCCAACAACAAAAACTTTGGATAGGTGTACATGGCTTGGGACAATCCACTCCAGAATCAGAGACAAATCATACGTCTGCCTTAGTTAAAGGTATGGTATCCCAAAATCATCCCTCCCCGATGGCGATCGCAGGCGACATTGTGAAATTTGAATTAGTCCTGCACGAATTACTACTTGCCGCCTGTCACCGTTCTCCCACTGGCAGCAGAATAGATATTTGGTGTCGTCGCTTAGATGAGCAATTCTTAGAGGTGTCAATCACCGATAACGGCACAATTGAATCACAGCTACTGACTAAGTTACAGTTACAGCCAAAGACACGTAAAGATATTTTAGCTGTTGATCAGTTTGAGAAACCACCACATTTACATTTACTCATCTGCCAACAAATCATCCAGCAACTCGCAGGCGAATTACATTTCTATCAGTTACCAGATCATCGAGTAGTTAGCCGTTTGCTATTACCATTAGCTGTTTCTTGA
- a CDS encoding TROVE domain-containing protein has translation MNYNFFTKNKTTTPQNQPIPGREAEMMKGRSGGWMFNAGIWQMLRRCLLVGTAQSTYYAGKQELTEDFVTVVKQAVAENPSRVAEEILYASDGRAINNSAPIFALVLLSMGETPEAKQAFGEIFPQVVRTGSHFYEWLNYTKSLRGFGKIVREAGKSWLSREDVKSLAYQLLKYQQRQGFTNRDALRLFHVKPPTENHRQLYEWVVKGWADLPAAIPSEALAQIWWYEWLKRNPSETHQAILQGRLTHEMAAPVGKMDKEAWQLLFQEMPISAMLRNLGSLTELGVLRADEDANLSRVEAVLNNKEHLRKGRIHPIDVLKALKTYESGGRLGRSKKTWSPVPRIVDILEKAVELSFDVVEPTGKVFMHAVDVSGSMGSLVADMGLSCCEIATTMALVTAKAEKNYMIRGFATEFRELNITAKDSFSSAVRKASNQNFGGTDASVAYEWMIKNKFKADVVCFWTDSESWAGYKHPSQALAQYRKKVNPDVKAVYVTLTPYQITLVDPKDPLSWDLAGFDPGTPRIIQMLATGEL, from the coding sequence ATGAATTATAATTTTTTCACCAAAAATAAGACAACCACACCACAAAATCAACCCATCCCCGGACGGGAAGCTGAGATGATGAAAGGACGTTCCGGCGGTTGGATGTTCAATGCTGGTATTTGGCAGATGCTACGGCGTTGTCTGTTGGTCGGCACAGCCCAAAGCACGTACTATGCTGGTAAACAAGAACTCACAGAAGATTTTGTGACGGTGGTGAAACAAGCTGTTGCTGAAAATCCCAGCCGTGTTGCGGAAGAAATTTTGTACGCTAGCGACGGACGCGCCATCAATAACAGCGCACCTATCTTTGCTTTGGTTTTACTGTCAATGGGTGAAACTCCAGAAGCAAAACAGGCTTTTGGTGAAATATTTCCCCAAGTTGTTCGCACAGGTAGCCATTTTTATGAATGGTTGAACTACACCAAATCTCTACGAGGTTTCGGTAAGATAGTGCGGGAAGCTGGTAAAAGCTGGCTATCTCGTGAAGATGTCAAAAGTTTGGCTTATCAACTTTTGAAATATCAACAACGTCAAGGCTTTACTAACCGGGACGCTTTACGGTTGTTTCACGTCAAACCACCTACAGAAAATCACCGTCAACTATATGAGTGGGTAGTGAAAGGTTGGGCAGATTTACCCGCCGCAATACCTTCTGAGGCGTTGGCGCAGATTTGGTGGTACGAATGGCTCAAGCGCAACCCCAGCGAAACCCACCAAGCCATTTTGCAAGGACGTTTAACCCACGAAATGGCTGCACCTGTGGGGAAGATGGATAAAGAAGCTTGGCAATTACTATTTCAGGAAATGCCCATCAGTGCGATGTTGCGTAACTTGGGTTCATTAACTGAACTGGGTGTATTGCGGGCTGATGAAGATGCTAACTTGTCACGGGTAGAAGCTGTTCTCAATAACAAAGAACATCTGCGTAAAGGTCGTATTCATCCCATCGATGTTTTGAAAGCACTCAAAACTTACGAGTCTGGGGGAAGGCTGGGACGCAGTAAGAAAACCTGGAGTCCAGTTCCCCGCATCGTGGACATCTTAGAAAAAGCCGTTGAGTTGTCCTTTGATGTGGTAGAACCCACAGGTAAAGTGTTCATGCACGCCGTAGACGTTTCTGGTTCTATGGGTAGCTTGGTTGCAGACATGGGACTTAGCTGCTGTGAAATCGCCACCACAATGGCATTAGTTACAGCCAAAGCTGAGAAAAACTACATGATTCGCGGTTTTGCTACCGAATTTCGGGAATTAAATATCACTGCTAAAGATAGTTTTAGTTCTGCGGTGCGGAAAGCTAGCAACCAAAACTTCGGTGGTACAGATGCGTCTGTGGCTTATGAGTGGATGATTAAAAATAAGTTCAAAGCCGATGTCGTCTGTTTTTGGACTGACTCCGAAAGCTGGGCGGGTTATAAACATCCTAGTCAAGCATTGGCGCAGTACCGTAAAAAGGTTAATCCTGATGTTAAGGCTGTGTATGTCACCCTGACACCTTACCAAATTACCTTAGTAGATCCCAAAGATCCCCTATCTTGGGACTTGGCAGGATTTGACCCTGGTACACCTCGCATCATCCAGATGTTAGCCACGGGCGAGTTGTAA
- a CDS encoding NAD(P)H-quinone oxidoreductase subunit J, protein MADEELKPVPAAAESIVQAGPISLWLAENGFAHESLEADKNGVEIIKVEANFLLPIATALYAYGFNYLQFQSGIDLGPGEDLVSVYHLVKVGDNADKPEEVRVKVFLPRENPVVPSVYWIWKTADWQERESYDMFGIIYEGHPNLKRILMPEDWVGWPLRKDYISPDFYELQDAY, encoded by the coding sequence GTGGCTGATGAAGAATTAAAACCAGTACCAGCAGCAGCAGAATCCATAGTTCAAGCTGGGCCGATTTCCCTGTGGTTAGCAGAAAATGGCTTTGCTCATGAGTCTTTGGAAGCCGATAAAAACGGCGTAGAGATAATTAAAGTGGAGGCAAATTTTCTGCTTCCCATCGCCACAGCCCTGTATGCTTACGGGTTTAATTATCTCCAGTTTCAATCGGGTATTGACCTTGGCCCAGGAGAAGATTTAGTCAGTGTGTATCACTTAGTTAAAGTTGGTGATAATGCTGATAAGCCTGAAGAAGTACGGGTGAAGGTTTTCTTGCCCAGGGAAAATCCTGTAGTACCTTCTGTTTACTGGATTTGGAAGACAGCCGACTGGCAGGAGCGCGAATCTTACGATATGTTCGGCATTATCTACGAAGGACACCCCAATTTAAAGCGAATTTTAATGCCAGAGGATTGGGTGGGTTGGCCTTTGCGGAAGGATTACATTTCGCCTGATTTCTACGAGTTGCAGGATGCTTATTAA
- a CDS encoding NADH dehydrogenase subunit K codes for MVLNSDLTTQDKERIINPIERPTVTQDLSENVILTTVDDLYNWARLSSLWPLLFGTACCFIEFAALIGSRFDFDRFGLIPRSSPRQADLIITAGTITMKMAPQLVRLYEQMPEPKYVIAMGACTITGGMFSVDSPTAVRGVDKLIPVDVYLPGCPPRPEAIIDAIIKLRKKIANDSMQERGQIKQTHRFYSTTHNLKPVPEILTGKYMQSETRFNPPKELTEAIGLPVPPALLTAKTQKEEQNRG; via the coding sequence ATGGTCTTGAATTCTGATTTAACCACACAGGACAAAGAGCGAATCATCAACCCCATTGAGCGTCCTACAGTCACTCAAGACCTTTCAGAAAACGTGATTTTAACCACGGTTGATGACCTCTACAACTGGGCTAGGCTTTCTAGTCTGTGGCCTTTGTTATTCGGCACAGCTTGCTGCTTTATTGAGTTTGCAGCTTTAATTGGTTCCCGTTTTGACTTCGACCGTTTCGGGTTAATTCCTCGTTCTAGTCCCCGTCAAGCTGACTTAATTATTACAGCTGGAACAATCACTATGAAGATGGCTCCTCAATTGGTGCGTCTTTATGAACAAATGCCTGAACCAAAGTATGTAATTGCCATGGGTGCTTGTACAATTACAGGCGGGATGTTCAGCGTTGATTCTCCTACGGCTGTACGTGGAGTTGATAAGTTGATTCCTGTGGATGTGTATTTGCCTGGTTGTCCTCCCCGCCCCGAAGCAATTATTGACGCAATTATCAAGCTGCGGAAAAAGATTGCTAATGATTCGATGCAAGAACGGGGTCAGATTAAGCAAACCCACCGTTTCTACAGCACGACTCATAATTTGAAGCCAGTGCCAGAAATTTTAACTGGTAAGTATATGCAGTCAGAAACCCGCTTCAACCCACCCAAGGAATTAACAGAAGCAATTGGTTTACCAGTTCCACCTGCACTGCTGACAGCAAAGACACAGAAAGAGGAACAAAACCGTGGCTGA
- a CDS encoding quinone-dependent dihydroorotate dehydrogenase, with protein MDIYQLAVRPVLFNLLKADPEWSHHQAIGVLSWLSHQHYAGNSWLPKLLQKSLCLQDHRLEQNLFGLHFPNPVGLAAGFDKDGVASGIWSSMGFGFAELGTVTFVAQPGNPRPRLFRLPLDQAVLNRMGFNNSGAAVMAQRLSQEKLELTPSIPIGINLGKSKVTPLEAAAEDYLNSFRLLKNLGDYFVVNVSSPNTPGLRSLQDATMLSSILDLLQKENNPYKPLFVKIAPDLEWEAIADIINLAKTYQLAGIIATNTTISREGLKTQVIDKTGKSPEQEAGGISGVPVRDRSTEVIRFIWQQTQGQIPIIGVGGIFSPDDAWAKITAGASLIQVYTGWIYEGPMMVRRILQGLLAKLEQNSLSSISEAVGFEFKSQLKEH; from the coding sequence ATGGATATTTATCAACTTGCCGTTCGTCCGGTTTTATTCAATTTACTGAAGGCAGATCCAGAGTGGTCACATCACCAAGCAATTGGTGTTTTAAGTTGGCTATCACATCAACATTACGCTGGTAATAGCTGGCTGCCAAAACTATTACAAAAATCTCTCTGTCTGCAAGATCACCGCCTAGAACAAAATTTATTTGGGTTACACTTCCCCAATCCCGTAGGTTTAGCAGCTGGGTTTGATAAAGATGGCGTAGCATCTGGCATTTGGTCAAGCATGGGTTTTGGGTTTGCGGAGTTGGGAACTGTGACATTTGTAGCACAGCCTGGAAATCCGCGTCCTCGGTTATTTCGCTTGCCCTTAGATCAAGCTGTCCTGAACCGCATGGGGTTTAATAATAGTGGTGCGGCAGTCATGGCACAAAGGTTATCTCAGGAAAAACTAGAGTTAACCCCATCTATACCCATCGGTATTAATTTGGGTAAATCGAAAGTAACTCCCCTAGAAGCAGCCGCAGAAGATTATTTAAATAGTTTTCGCTTACTGAAAAATTTAGGAGACTATTTTGTAGTTAATGTGTCTTCACCCAATACACCAGGGCTGCGATCGCTCCAAGATGCAACAATGCTCAGTTCTATCTTGGATTTACTACAAAAAGAAAATAATCCATATAAACCATTGTTTGTCAAGATAGCCCCTGATTTAGAGTGGGAAGCGATCGCGGATATTATTAATTTGGCGAAAACCTACCAGCTAGCAGGGATTATTGCCACCAACACCACTATTAGCCGTGAGGGATTAAAAACTCAGGTGATTGACAAAACTGGCAAATCACCTGAGCAAGAAGCCGGGGGAATTAGTGGTGTGCCAGTGCGTGATCGCTCCACAGAAGTAATCAGGTTTATTTGGCAGCAAACCCAAGGGCAAATACCGATTATTGGGGTAGGTGGTATCTTTTCCCCAGATGATGCTTGGGCAAAAATTACTGCTGGTGCCAGCCTGATTCAAGTGTATACAGGCTGGATTTACGAAGGCCCAATGATGGTACGCCGCATTCTTCAGGGTTTGCTGGCTAAGTTAGAGCAAAATAGCCTCAGTTCCATCTCGGAAGCTGTAGGCTTTGAATTCAAAAGTCAACTAAAAGAACATTAA
- the psbF gene encoding cytochrome b559 subunit beta, with product MTSGNNINQPVTYPIFTVRWLAVHTLAVPTVFFLGAIAAMQFIQR from the coding sequence ATGACTAGCGGTAACAATATCAATCAACCAGTTACTTATCCAATTTTTACGGTGAGATGGCTTGCAGTTCATACATTAGCTGTGCCTACCGTATTCTTTTTGGGCGCGATCGCCGCTATGCAGTTTATTCAACGCTAG
- the ndhC gene encoding photosynthetic/respiratory NAD(P)H-quinone oxidoreductase subunit C: protein MFVLSGYEYLLGFLIICSLVPALALSASKLLRPTGNSLERRTTYESGMEPIGGAWIQFNIRYYMFALVFVVFDVETVFLYPWAVAFHRLGLLAFIEALIFIAILVVALVYAWRKGALEWS from the coding sequence GTGTTTGTTCTTAGCGGTTACGAGTACCTTCTAGGCTTTCTCATTATCTGTAGCCTAGTTCCTGCATTAGCACTTTCCGCGTCCAAGCTACTCAGACCTACTGGTAATAGCCTGGAACGTCGCACCACCTATGAATCTGGGATGGAACCAATCGGCGGAGCCTGGATTCAATTCAACATCCGCTACTATATGTTTGCCCTAGTCTTCGTTGTCTTTGACGTGGAGACTGTTTTTTTGTATCCTTGGGCAGTTGCTTTTCACCGTCTAGGGCTATTGGCATTCATTGAGGCGCTGATTTTTATTGCAATTCTTGTAGTCGCCCTAGTTTACGCATGGCGTAAAGGAGCTTTGGAATGGTCTTGA
- a CDS encoding photosystem II reaction center protein J, which yields MSAGTGRIPLWVVATIAGLGVITVVGIFFYGAYAGIGSSM from the coding sequence GTGTCTGCTGGAACTGGGAGAATTCCCCTGTGGGTCGTCGCTACGATCGCAGGTTTAGGTGTAATTACTGTTGTAGGCATTTTCTTTTACGGAGCCTACGCTGGTATCGGTTCTTCGATGTAA
- the psbE gene encoding cytochrome b559 subunit alpha: MSGTTGERPFSDIITSIRYWVIHSITIPALFIAGWLFVSTGLAYDVFGTPRPDEYYTQTRQELPIVNNRFEAKQQVEQLIGK; this comes from the coding sequence ATGTCAGGTACCACGGGAGAACGTCCGTTTTCCGATATTATTACCAGTATTCGTTACTGGGTAATCCACAGCATCACCATTCCAGCACTGTTTATTGCAGGTTGGTTATTTGTCAGCACCGGTCTGGCTTATGATGTGTTCGGCACACCTCGTCCCGATGAATATTACACACAAACACGGCAAGAATTGCCCATTGTGAATAATCGCTTTGAAGCTAAACAGCAAGTTGAACAACTTATCGGCAAGTAA
- a CDS encoding rubredoxin, whose amino-acid sequence MSEPAVETTVLDRYECRACGYVYEPEKGDDKHDITPGTPFAELPINWRCPVCTAKKVAFTNIGPAGTASGFKENLGYGLGVNTLTPSQKNILIFGALALAFLLFMSLYGLQ is encoded by the coding sequence ATGAGCGAACCAGCTGTTGAAACTACAGTGTTAGACCGCTACGAGTGTCGCGCCTGCGGTTATGTTTACGAACCTGAAAAGGGTGACGATAAGCATGACATCACTCCAGGGACACCCTTTGCAGAACTGCCGATTAATTGGCGTTGTCCAGTCTGTACGGCGAAAAAGGTAGCTTTTACCAATATTGGCCCGGCTGGTACAGCATCCGGTTTCAAAGAAAATCTCGGTTATGGTTTAGGTGTAAATACCCTTACACCCAGTCAAAAGAATATCCTGATTTTTGGGGCTTTGGCTCTGGCTTTCCTGCTCTTTATGAGTCTTTACGGCTTACAGTGA